One window of Solwaraspora sp. WMMA2056 genomic DNA carries:
- a CDS encoding NAD(P)/FAD-dependent oxidoreductase has protein sequence MSRPRIVIVGAGFAGYQAARTLSRLARGAAEIVLVNPTDYFLYVPLLPEVAAGVLEPRRVTVSLPDTLPGVRVVLGEVDDIDLPGRRICYLDGDGRRADLRYDRLIVSVGSVNKLLPIPGANEHAKGFRTLPEALYLRDHLTRQIELADLSDDPAERAARCTFVVVGAGYTGTEVAAHCVTATDLLVRRHPRLAGQQVRWLLLDLADRVLPELDQRMSVTAQRVLDSRGVETRFGTSVREATGDGVHLSDGEFIPTRSLIWCVGVRPDPVVDALGLDTVKGRLVVDEFLAVPRHPEVYACGDAAAVPDPSAPGEVTPMTAQHAVRQGRLAAQNVAASYGHGSFRPYRHKDLGFVVDLGGAQAAANPLHVPISGPLAKVVTRGYHLASIPGNRVRVAADWMLESLLSRQGVQLGLVPPSAVPLDTASPELVHPVGR, from the coding sequence ATGAGTCGACCGCGAATCGTCATCGTGGGCGCCGGATTCGCCGGCTACCAGGCGGCCCGCACCCTGTCCCGGCTGGCCCGTGGCGCGGCGGAGATCGTCCTGGTCAACCCCACCGACTACTTCCTGTACGTACCGCTGCTGCCCGAGGTCGCCGCCGGGGTGCTGGAACCGCGTCGGGTGACCGTGTCGCTGCCGGACACCCTGCCCGGGGTCCGGGTCGTGCTCGGCGAGGTCGACGACATCGACCTGCCGGGCCGGCGGATCTGCTACCTCGACGGGGACGGCCGTCGGGCCGATCTGCGCTACGACCGGCTGATCGTCTCCGTCGGCAGCGTCAACAAGCTGCTGCCGATCCCCGGGGCCAACGAGCACGCGAAGGGGTTCCGTACCCTGCCCGAGGCGCTCTACCTGCGCGACCACCTGACCCGGCAGATCGAGCTGGCCGACCTGTCCGACGACCCGGCCGAGCGGGCCGCCCGGTGTACCTTCGTCGTGGTCGGGGCCGGCTACACCGGTACGGAGGTCGCCGCGCACTGCGTGACCGCGACCGACCTGCTGGTGCGTCGCCATCCGCGGCTCGCCGGACAGCAGGTGCGCTGGCTGCTGCTCGACCTCGCCGACCGGGTGCTGCCGGAACTCGACCAACGGATGTCGGTCACCGCCCAGCGGGTGCTCGACAGCCGGGGCGTCGAGACCCGGTTCGGCACCTCGGTGCGGGAGGCGACCGGCGACGGGGTGCATCTGTCCGACGGCGAGTTCATTCCGACCCGGTCACTGATCTGGTGTGTCGGGGTACGGCCGGACCCGGTGGTGGACGCGCTCGGGCTGGACACGGTCAAGGGGCGGCTGGTGGTCGACGAGTTCCTCGCCGTACCACGGCATCCGGAGGTGTACGCCTGCGGTGACGCGGCCGCCGTACCGGACCCGAGCGCACCGGGCGAGGTCACCCCGATGACCGCACAGCACGCCGTACGGCAGGGTCGGCTGGCCGCGCAGAACGTGGCCGCCTCGTACGGACACGGGTCGTTCCGCCCGTACCGGCACAAGGACCTCGGCTTCGTGGTCGACCTCGGTGGTGCCCAGGCGGCGGCGAACCCGCTGCACGTGCCGATCTCCGGCCCGTTGGCCAAGGTGGTGACCCGGGGCTACCACCTGGCGTCGATCCCGGGCAACCGGGTGCGGGTGGCGGCCGACTGGATGCTGGAGTCGCTGCTGTCGCGCCAGGGGGTGCAGCTGGGTCTGGTGCCGCCGTCGGCGGTGCCGCTGGACACCGCCTCTCCGGAGCTGGTCCACCCGGTCGGCCGCTGA
- a CDS encoding ATP-binding cassette domain-containing protein, whose protein sequence is MNHQSWLAALTGELHRHGVDREVAGHVVAEAAAHLYDSGEAPLAVFGTPADYAGAVVRSVGGPAHLPRRTGPGPVRLDVRDVRKRYRRQQVLDRVRLTVRAGEVAAVVGANGSGKSTLLRICAGLVSPDSGSVHVHGTVGYCPQDGGTADFLYPDEHFALVGAGRGLDRARSRAEGRTQAAVLDWDASAAVAARQLSGGTRQKLNLVLAGLGDPDLLLLDEPYQGFDRGTYLDFWHQVWRWRDDGRAVVVVTHLLNQLDRVDLVLDLSHREATR, encoded by the coding sequence GTGAACCACCAGTCCTGGCTCGCCGCCCTCACCGGTGAACTGCACCGGCACGGCGTCGACCGCGAGGTGGCCGGGCACGTCGTCGCTGAGGCGGCGGCGCACCTGTACGACAGCGGCGAAGCCCCGCTGGCGGTCTTCGGCACTCCGGCCGACTACGCCGGCGCCGTGGTCCGCAGCGTCGGTGGCCCGGCACACCTGCCGCGCCGCACCGGCCCCGGCCCGGTCCGGCTCGACGTCCGCGACGTCCGCAAGCGGTACCGCCGGCAGCAGGTCCTCGACCGGGTCCGGCTGACCGTGCGCGCCGGCGAGGTCGCCGCCGTGGTCGGGGCCAACGGCAGTGGCAAGAGCACCCTGCTGCGCATCTGCGCCGGCCTGGTCAGCCCGGACAGCGGGTCGGTGCACGTCCACGGCACGGTCGGCTACTGCCCGCAGGACGGTGGCACCGCCGACTTCCTGTACCCCGACGAGCACTTCGCGCTGGTCGGTGCCGGTCGCGGCCTCGACCGCGCCCGGTCCCGCGCCGAGGGCCGGACGCAGGCGGCGGTCCTCGACTGGGACGCCTCCGCCGCTGTCGCGGCCCGACAGTTGTCCGGCGGCACCCGGCAGAAGCTCAACCTGGTGCTGGCCGGGCTCGGCGATCCCGACCTGCTCCTGCTGGACGAGCCGTACCAGGGCTTCGACCGGGGCACCTACCTGGACTTCTGGCACCAGGTGTGGCGCTGGCGCGACGACGGCAGGGCAGTGGTGGTCGTCACCCACCTGCTGAACCAGCTCGACCGGGTCGACCTGGTGCTCGACCTCAGCCACCGGGAGGCGACGCGATGA
- the ahcY gene encoding adenosylhomocysteinase: MTVTLTADSAGQVSDFKVADLSLATFGRKEIELAEHEMPGLMALRREYAAQQPFKGKKIAGSLHMTVQTAVLIETLTALGADVRWVSCNIFSTQDHAAAAVVVGPNGTIDDPQGVAVYAWKGETLEEYWWCTEQMLTWPDGSGPDSIVDDGGDVTLLIHLGKQFEAAGAVPSTAPTDSHEYGIILDTLRRSLATNPTKYTEMAEPIIGVSEETTTGVNRLYELAREGNLLFPAINVNDSVTKSKFDNKYGIRHSLVDGINRATDVMIAGKLAVICGYGDVGKGAVESLRGQGARVVVTEIDPICALQAAMDGLDVVTLDDVVERGDIFITTTGNKDIILAEHMAKMKHNAIVGNVGHFDNEIDMAGLAKVPGIEKVNIKPQVDVWRFPDGHAVIVLSEGRLLNLGNATGHPSFVMSTSFSNQVIAQIELFTKVGEYEKKVYVLPKHLDEKVARLHLDAFGAKLTVLSKAQADYIGVDVAGPYKPEHYRY; the protein is encoded by the coding sequence GTGACCGTCACTCTGACCGCCGACAGCGCCGGACAGGTCAGCGACTTCAAGGTCGCCGACCTGTCCCTGGCGACGTTCGGTCGCAAGGAGATCGAGCTCGCCGAGCACGAAATGCCCGGCCTGATGGCGCTGCGCCGCGAGTACGCCGCCCAGCAGCCGTTCAAGGGCAAGAAGATCGCCGGTTCGCTGCACATGACCGTGCAGACCGCCGTACTGATCGAGACCCTGACCGCCCTCGGCGCCGACGTGCGCTGGGTCTCCTGCAACATCTTCTCCACCCAGGACCACGCCGCCGCGGCGGTCGTCGTCGGCCCGAACGGCACCATCGACGACCCGCAGGGTGTCGCGGTGTACGCGTGGAAGGGCGAGACGCTCGAGGAGTACTGGTGGTGCACCGAGCAGATGCTCACCTGGCCGGACGGCAGCGGGCCGGACTCGATCGTCGACGACGGCGGTGACGTGACCCTGCTCATCCACCTGGGCAAGCAGTTCGAGGCCGCCGGGGCGGTGCCGTCGACGGCACCGACCGACTCGCACGAGTACGGCATCATCCTGGACACGCTGCGGCGTTCGCTGGCGACGAACCCGACCAAGTACACCGAGATGGCCGAGCCGATCATCGGGGTCTCCGAGGAGACGACCACCGGTGTCAACCGCCTCTACGAGCTGGCCCGTGAGGGCAACCTGCTCTTCCCGGCGATCAACGTCAACGACTCGGTGACCAAGAGCAAGTTCGACAACAAGTACGGCATCCGGCACTCGCTGGTCGACGGGATCAACCGGGCCACCGACGTGATGATCGCCGGCAAGCTCGCGGTGATCTGCGGCTACGGCGACGTCGGCAAGGGCGCGGTGGAGTCGCTGCGCGGCCAGGGGGCCAGGGTCGTGGTGACCGAGATCGACCCGATCTGCGCGCTGCAGGCGGCGATGGACGGTCTCGACGTGGTCACCCTGGACGACGTCGTCGAGCGCGGCGACATCTTCATCACCACGACCGGCAACAAGGACATCATCCTGGCCGAGCACATGGCGAAGATGAAGCACAACGCGATCGTCGGCAACGTCGGCCACTTCGACAACGAGATCGACATGGCCGGGCTGGCCAAGGTACCGGGGATCGAGAAGGTCAACATCAAGCCGCAGGTCGACGTCTGGCGGTTCCCGGACGGCCACGCGGTGATCGTGCTCTCCGAGGGGAGGCTGCTCAACCTGGGCAACGCCACCGGTCACCCGAGCTTCGTGATGTCGACCTCCTTCTCCAACCAGGTGATCGCCCAGATCGAACTGTTCACCAAGGTTGGCGAGTACGAGAAGAAGGTCTACGTACTGCCGAAGCACCTGGACGAGAAGGTGGCCCGACTGCACCTGGACGCGTTCGGTGCCAAGCTCACCGTGCTCAGCAAGGCCCAGGCCGACTACATCGGCGTCGACGTGGCCGGCCCCTACAAGCCGGAGCACTACCGCTACTGA
- a CDS encoding CBS domain-containing protein yields MTTVGEFMTARPFTMDASDMLTAAARQMRDADIGDIIVTNGSEIQGIVTDRDITVRAVASEMDPASTPLDQIITEDVVVVSPYDDAVAAAELMRTYSVRRLPVVDDGRLVGVVSMGDLAVEWEPDSVLADISTDEPNN; encoded by the coding sequence ATGACGACCGTCGGAGAGTTCATGACAGCCCGGCCGTTCACCATGGACGCCAGCGACATGCTGACCGCGGCGGCGCGACAGATGCGTGACGCGGACATCGGCGACATCATCGTCACCAACGGTAGTGAGATCCAGGGGATCGTGACCGACCGGGACATCACCGTCCGGGCAGTAGCGTCCGAAATGGACCCGGCGAGCACCCCGCTCGACCAGATCATCACCGAGGACGTCGTGGTGGTCTCACCGTACGACGACGCGGTCGCCGCCGCCGAACTGATGCGGACCTACTCGGTACGGCGACTGCCGGTCGTCGACGACGGCCGCCTGGTGGGTGTGGTCTCCATGGGTGACCTCGCCGTCGAGTGGGAACCGGACTCGGTGCTCGCCGACATCAGCACCGACGAGCCCAACAACTGA
- a CDS encoding ROK family transcriptional regulator, protein MGSPRLPGTPRLLRALNDRAALELLIARGPLTRAQLGELTGLSKVTASQLVERLEGRGLVTRVGEQAGGRGPNAQLYAVQPGSAHVIGVDVGPDRVVAACADITGAVTGTVEHSTKDTDDPVGVVHRAVVQAASSADTPLASVRRVVLGTPGLVDPGTGDITFAYNLPRWHRGLLAALREDLDTTVVFQNDVNLAAVAEAHAGAARDVPDFVLVWAGVGVGLAIMLGGRLHHGSTGAAGEIGYLPVPGAPIPRDVSRRAKPAFQQVAGADAVRAVAREHGFRAASAGEAVQAAIAAGTRGGPFLDELARRLALGVASSCVVLDPPLVVLTGEVGRAGGSALAERVQHEVAAITLVAPRVVVTEVVDEPVLQGALRIALDAVRDEVFASTVA, encoded by the coding sequence ATGGGTTCTCCGCGCCTGCCCGGCACACCCCGCCTGCTACGCGCACTCAACGACCGGGCCGCGCTGGAACTGCTCATCGCCCGGGGGCCGCTCACCCGCGCGCAGCTCGGCGAGCTGACCGGCCTGTCCAAGGTCACCGCGTCGCAACTGGTCGAACGACTCGAGGGGCGCGGGCTGGTGACCCGGGTCGGCGAGCAGGCCGGCGGGCGAGGACCCAACGCCCAGCTGTACGCCGTACAACCGGGCAGCGCACACGTGATCGGCGTCGACGTGGGCCCGGACCGGGTGGTCGCCGCCTGCGCCGACATCACCGGCGCGGTCACCGGAACCGTCGAACACTCCACCAAGGACACCGACGACCCGGTCGGCGTGGTGCACCGCGCGGTGGTCCAGGCGGCCAGCAGCGCCGACACCCCGCTCGCCAGCGTCCGGCGGGTGGTGCTGGGCACCCCCGGCCTGGTCGACCCGGGCACCGGCGACATCACCTTCGCGTACAACCTGCCCCGCTGGCACCGCGGCCTGCTCGCCGCCCTGCGCGAGGACCTGGACACCACCGTCGTGTTCCAAAACGACGTCAACCTCGCCGCCGTCGCCGAGGCCCACGCCGGAGCCGCCCGCGACGTACCGGACTTCGTGCTGGTCTGGGCAGGTGTCGGCGTCGGCCTGGCGATCATGCTCGGCGGCCGGCTGCACCACGGCAGCACCGGTGCCGCCGGCGAGATCGGCTACCTGCCGGTGCCGGGCGCACCCATTCCCCGCGACGTGTCGCGTCGCGCGAAGCCGGCGTTCCAGCAGGTGGCCGGGGCGGACGCGGTCCGGGCGGTGGCCCGCGAGCACGGCTTCCGGGCGGCCAGCGCCGGCGAGGCCGTCCAGGCCGCGATCGCCGCCGGCACCCGGGGCGGCCCGTTCCTCGACGAGCTGGCCCGCCGGCTCGCCCTCGGTGTCGCCAGCAGCTGCGTCGTGCTCGACCCACCGTTGGTCGTGCTCACCGGTGAGGTCGGCCGGGCCGGCGGCAGCGCGCTCGCCGAACGGGTGCAGCACGAGGTCGCCGCGATCACCCTGGTCGCCCCCCGAGTGGTGGTCACCGAGGTGGTCGACGAGCCGGTCCTGCAGGGCGCGCTGCGAATCGCGTTGGACGCCGTCCGCGACGAGGTCTTCGCCTCCACCGTGGCCTGA
- a CDS encoding ABC transporter permease — protein MTRMLTVAEMTLRETARRRGVLVILLLFPLCFYLARRGDHAGQSIRFVCLGLGWALSTAALFAGNANRGLETRLRLTGYRPVHLWSGRMAALWVVGVLLSVPYFLLVLIDQPQVRHGAIALIMLIMVLVAVPFGLAVSAVLPRELEGTLVLLTIVGLQMVMDPSSPAARALPFWFSREIATYAIDHTDSGYLDRGLLHGVVVAMVLVALVALATGVRLRRRPHLRFG, from the coding sequence ATGACAAGAATGCTGACCGTGGCCGAGATGACGCTGCGGGAGACGGCGCGGCGGCGCGGCGTACTGGTGATCCTGCTGCTCTTCCCGCTCTGTTTCTACCTGGCCCGGCGCGGCGACCACGCCGGACAGTCGATCCGGTTCGTCTGTCTCGGGCTGGGCTGGGCGCTGAGCACGGCCGCGCTGTTCGCCGGCAACGCGAACCGTGGTCTGGAGACCCGGCTGCGGTTGACCGGCTACCGGCCGGTGCACCTGTGGTCGGGCCGGATGGCCGCGCTGTGGGTGGTCGGCGTGCTGCTGTCGGTGCCGTACTTCCTGCTGGTGCTGATCGACCAGCCGCAGGTCCGACACGGTGCGATCGCCCTGATCATGCTGATCATGGTGCTGGTCGCGGTGCCGTTCGGGCTGGCCGTCAGCGCGGTGCTGCCCCGCGAACTGGAGGGCACGCTGGTCCTGCTGACCATCGTGGGCCTGCAGATGGTGATGGACCCGTCCAGCCCCGCCGCCCGGGCCCTGCCGTTCTGGTTCAGCCGGGAGATCGCGACCTACGCGATCGACCACACCGACAGCGGATACCTCGACCGGGGTCTGCTGCACGGCGTGGTCGTCGCCATGGTCCTGGTCGCGCTGGTCGCGCTCGCCACCGGCGTACGGCTGCGCCGCCGCCCCCACCTGCGCTTCGGCTGA
- a CDS encoding ABC transporter ATP-binding protein yields MPVRQSAWLDGPVPTVADDLVIEFDSVGVTRSGTALLQDVTLQVRPEQRWVVLGPNGAGKTTLLSLAAGRMHPTTGTVRVLDEQLGRTDLAELRTRIGLTTAALAERIPATERVLDVVLTAAWSVVGRWRESYDALDADRARDLLDQFGVGGFAAREYGTLSEGERKRVQIARALMTDPELLLLDEPAAGLDLGAREDLVGRLGGLARDPHAPALVLVTHHVEEIPPGFTHALLLRQGAVVAAGELAATLTGEHLSKTFGLPLVLDRVGARYTARAA; encoded by the coding sequence GTGCCGGTCCGCCAGTCGGCGTGGTTGGATGGTCCGGTGCCTACCGTTGCAGACGACCTGGTGATCGAGTTCGACTCCGTGGGCGTGACCCGCTCCGGCACGGCCCTGCTGCAGGACGTCACCCTGCAGGTACGCCCGGAGCAGCGGTGGGTGGTCCTCGGCCCGAACGGTGCCGGCAAGACCACCCTGCTCAGCCTGGCCGCCGGCCGGATGCATCCGACCACCGGGACCGTACGTGTCCTCGACGAGCAGCTGGGCCGCACCGACCTGGCCGAGCTGCGTACCCGCATCGGACTGACCACGGCGGCGCTCGCCGAGCGGATCCCCGCGACCGAGCGGGTTCTCGACGTGGTGCTCACCGCCGCCTGGTCGGTGGTCGGCCGGTGGCGGGAGAGCTACGACGCCCTCGACGCCGACCGGGCCCGGGACCTGCTCGACCAGTTCGGCGTCGGCGGATTCGCCGCCCGCGAGTACGGCACCCTGTCCGAAGGGGAACGCAAGCGGGTGCAGATCGCCCGCGCCCTGATGACCGACCCGGAGCTGCTGCTGCTCGACGAGCCGGCCGCCGGCCTCGACCTCGGTGCCCGCGAGGACCTCGTCGGCCGCCTCGGCGGCCTCGCCCGCGACCCGCACGCCCCGGCGCTGGTGCTGGTCACCCACCACGTGGAGGAGATCCCGCCCGGCTTCACCCACGCGCTGCTGCTACGCCAGGGCGCGGTGGTCGCCGCCGGGGAACTTGCCGCGACGCTCACCGGTGAGCACCTGTCCAAGACGTTCGGTCTGCCGTTGGTCCTGGACCGGGTCGGTGCGCGCTACACCGCCCGGGCCGCCTGA
- a CDS encoding ribokinase: MPRPRIAVVGSANMDLVATAPRLPQPGETLLGSDFVMVPGGKGANQAIAAARAGGDCVFLGAVGSDAFGVTLTGRLARSGVDTGQLRVVYGASGVAVVMVNAAGENAIVVTPGANAAFHGLTEPELAAVRAADVLVAQLEIPLETVLAATTAARQAGARVILNAAPARPLPAELLDTVDLLVVNDAEARAIAGAGQEDPAALLTAVRRAVLTLGAQGAWYVDRDGTHEHVPAFAVETVDSTAAGDAFTGALAVAWGEGRDLVSAVRWASAAGAACVRRLGASVSLPQRAEIDALAG, from the coding sequence GTGCCGCGTCCCCGGATCGCGGTGGTGGGCAGCGCGAACATGGACCTGGTGGCCACCGCGCCGAGACTGCCGCAACCGGGGGAGACCCTGCTCGGCAGCGACTTCGTCATGGTCCCCGGTGGTAAGGGTGCCAACCAGGCGATCGCCGCCGCGCGGGCCGGCGGCGACTGTGTCTTCCTCGGCGCGGTCGGTTCGGACGCCTTCGGGGTCACCCTCACCGGCCGACTGGCACGCTCCGGCGTGGACACCGGGCAACTGCGCGTGGTGTACGGCGCGTCGGGGGTCGCGGTGGTCATGGTGAACGCGGCCGGCGAGAACGCCATCGTCGTCACTCCGGGAGCCAACGCCGCGTTCCACGGGCTGACCGAACCGGAGCTGGCGGCGGTCCGCGCGGCCGACGTCCTGGTCGCGCAGTTGGAGATCCCGCTGGAGACCGTACTGGCCGCCACCACGGCCGCCCGGCAGGCGGGTGCCCGGGTGATCCTGAACGCGGCGCCGGCCCGGCCGCTGCCCGCCGAACTGCTGGACACCGTCGACCTGCTGGTGGTCAACGACGCGGAGGCCCGGGCGATCGCCGGTGCCGGTCAGGAGGACCCGGCGGCACTGTTGACCGCGGTACGCCGTGCGGTGCTCACCCTCGGTGCGCAGGGTGCCTGGTACGTCGACCGGGACGGTACCCATGAGCACGTGCCGGCGTTCGCCGTCGAGACGGTGGACTCCACCGCCGCCGGTGACGCGTTCACCGGTGCGCTGGCCGTCGCCTGGGGCGAGGGCCGGGACCTCGTGTCGGCCGTACGGTGGGCGTCGGCGGCCGGGGCGGCCTGCGTACGGCGGTTGGGGGCCTCGGTGTCGCTGCCGCAGCGGGCCGAGATCGACGCCCTGGCCGGCTGA
- a CDS encoding PadR family transcriptional regulator codes for MDQDRRGQWLRGVLELCVLAALRQRESYGYELAQSLQAAGIGPIKGGTLYPVLLRLQRTGLVSAQWREGTSGPARKYYRLTPAGAQTLRHAAADWRAFATGVDTILQEVTDS; via the coding sequence GTGGACCAGGACCGGCGCGGCCAGTGGCTACGGGGCGTGCTGGAGCTGTGCGTCCTGGCCGCGCTGCGCCAGCGGGAGTCGTACGGCTACGAGCTGGCCCAGTCGCTGCAGGCCGCCGGGATCGGCCCGATCAAGGGCGGCACTCTCTACCCCGTCCTGCTGCGGCTGCAGCGCACCGGGCTGGTGAGCGCCCAGTGGCGCGAGGGCACCAGCGGCCCGGCCCGCAAGTACTACCGGCTCACCCCGGCCGGCGCGCAGACCCTGCGCCACGCCGCTGCCGACTGGCGGGCCTTCGCCACCGGCGTCGACACGATCCTGCAGGAGGTGACCGACTCGTGA
- a CDS encoding glycoside hydrolase family 3 N-terminal domain-containing protein, whose protein sequence is MAADPGLRRLALRTLLAAFDGTTVPQWAVELVGDGLAGHTLFGGNVTDPDQVRIGTAALRAARADVLVAIDEEGGDVTRLAHATGSPYPGNAALGAVDDPALTRQVYRAIGDELAGCGVNLNLAPTVDVNTADDNPIIGTRSFGADPTLVATHAAAAVAGLADAGIAGCAKHFPGHGATVTDSHLELPTVDVPMAVLRARDLPPFAAVIAAGVAAIMTAHIRVPVLTGQAPATFSRAALTGLLREEYGYQGVIVTDALEMRGATSATGGIVPAAVAALTAGADLLCVGARVDRQLVERIAAGIAAAVTDGVLPVARVEQAAARVAALASAVRPAPSDAGAATDLGYAAARRAVKVEGVLDGLASALVVQLTAGSTIAEGRVPWGLGPHLDGTTQLRVVATGTTADEVAVIAGCRPVVLVGRHLHRVPGAPELIEALAARCPVSVVEMGWPSAWRPAGVRAFVTTYGASHANGRAAAEALGLAA, encoded by the coding sequence GTGGCGGCCGATCCCGGACTACGCCGCCTGGCGCTGCGCACCCTGCTCGCCGCCTTCGACGGCACCACTGTTCCACAGTGGGCGGTGGAGCTGGTCGGCGACGGACTCGCCGGGCACACGCTCTTCGGTGGCAATGTCACCGACCCCGACCAGGTCCGGATCGGCACCGCCGCACTGCGGGCCGCCCGCGCCGACGTCCTCGTCGCCATCGACGAGGAGGGCGGCGACGTCACCCGGCTGGCCCACGCGACCGGCAGCCCCTACCCCGGCAACGCCGCCCTGGGTGCGGTCGACGACCCGGCGCTGACCCGGCAGGTGTACCGGGCGATCGGCGACGAACTCGCCGGCTGCGGAGTCAACCTCAACCTCGCGCCGACCGTCGACGTCAACACCGCCGACGACAACCCGATCATCGGCACCCGGTCCTTCGGCGCCGACCCGACGCTGGTCGCCACGCACGCGGCCGCCGCCGTCGCCGGGCTCGCCGACGCCGGCATCGCCGGCTGCGCCAAGCACTTCCCCGGGCACGGGGCCACGGTCACCGACTCGCATCTCGAACTGCCCACTGTCGACGTACCGATGGCGGTGCTGCGGGCCCGGGACCTGCCGCCGTTCGCGGCGGTGATCGCCGCCGGCGTCGCCGCGATCATGACCGCGCACATCCGGGTCCCCGTGCTGACCGGCCAGGCACCGGCCACCTTCAGCCGCGCCGCCCTGACCGGCCTGCTCCGCGAGGAGTACGGGTACCAGGGGGTGATCGTCACCGACGCCCTGGAGATGCGCGGCGCCACCTCGGCCACCGGCGGCATCGTGCCCGCGGCGGTCGCCGCCCTGACCGCCGGTGCCGACCTGCTCTGCGTCGGTGCCCGCGTCGACCGGCAGCTGGTCGAACGGATCGCCGCCGGCATCGCCGCCGCCGTCACCGACGGTGTCCTGCCGGTGGCGCGGGTGGAGCAGGCCGCAGCCCGGGTCGCCGCGCTCGCCAGCGCCGTGCGGCCGGCGCCCTCCGACGCCGGTGCGGCCACCGATCTGGGGTACGCCGCCGCCCGGCGGGCCGTGAAGGTCGAAGGGGTGCTCGATGGGCTGGCGTCGGCGCTGGTGGTGCAGCTCACCGCCGGCTCGACGATCGCCGAGGGTCGGGTGCCCTGGGGGCTCGGCCCGCACCTCGACGGCACGACGCAACTGCGGGTGGTCGCGACCGGAACGACCGCCGACGAGGTCGCGGTGATTGCCGGATGCCGGCCGGTGGTGCTGGTCGGCCGGCATCTGCACCGGGTCCCCGGCGCGCCGGAGCTGATCGAGGCGCTCGCCGCCCGCTGCCCGGTCTCGGTGGTGGAGATGGGCTGGCCGTCGGCCTGGCGGCCGGCCGGTGTGCGGGCCTTCGTCACCACGTACGGCGCGAGCCACGCCAACGGCCGGGCCGCCGCCGAAGCCCTCGGACTGGCCGCCTGA
- a CDS encoding NAD(P)-binding domain-containing protein, producing MGSSRPAVFGQAHGVPHRQGNRRRERLMDIGIIGAGNVGSALARRLTEVGHQVTISASSPDSPRLADATTGTGVTAGEPAQAAAAELVVLAVPYTGIADTLTGPVADALTGTTVIDVTNPLGPDHMSLRIGHDTSAAEQVAAMIPEANVVKAFNTVLAPNHARPVLGGVRQSVPVAGDDLVAKKTVQELGTQLGFDAVDAGPLTSARYLEPVAALLIQLAYGGGAGPTVGFAIARD from the coding sequence TTGGGATCGTCCCGGCCAGCCGTTTTCGGCCAAGCCCACGGGGTACCTCACCGACAAGGCAACCGCCGGAGGGAGAGACTGATGGACATCGGCATCATCGGGGCTGGCAACGTCGGATCCGCGCTGGCCCGCCGACTGACCGAGGTGGGCCACCAGGTGACGATCTCCGCGTCCAGCCCGGATTCACCCCGGCTGGCCGACGCCACGACGGGCACCGGGGTGACCGCCGGCGAGCCGGCCCAGGCCGCCGCCGCCGAACTGGTCGTGCTGGCGGTGCCGTACACCGGGATCGCCGACACCCTGACCGGCCCGGTCGCCGACGCGCTGACCGGGACCACGGTGATCGACGTGACGAATCCGCTCGGACCGGACCACATGTCACTGCGGATCGGGCACGACACCTCCGCCGCCGAGCAGGTCGCGGCGATGATCCCGGAGGCCAACGTGGTGAAAGCCTTCAACACGGTGCTCGCCCCCAACCACGCCCGGCCGGTGCTCGGTGGCGTACGGCAGTCCGTCCCGGTGGCCGGCGACGACCTGGTGGCGAAGAAGACGGTCCAGGAGCTCGGCACCCAGCTGGGGTTCGACGCCGTCGACGCCGGCCCGCTGACCAGTGCCCGTTATCTGGAGCCGGTCGCCGCGCTGCTCATCCAGCTCGCGTACGGCGGCGGGGCCGGCCCGACGGTCGGCTTCGCGATCGCCCGCGACTGA